One window of Centropristis striata isolate RG_2023a ecotype Rhode Island chromosome 23, C.striata_1.0, whole genome shotgun sequence genomic DNA carries:
- the chodl gene encoding LOW QUALITY PROTEIN: chondrolectin (The sequence of the model RefSeq protein was modified relative to this genomic sequence to represent the inferred CDS: deleted 2 bases in 1 codon), with the protein MSCLVLLLAAWSAATASAARVLSERGEESSFLRGFQERQRSVGRTSEDEAANGGTILSVSGQTVWFGGVQSVPCYKIAYFQDVSSRVAFREARQACEVDGGSLLSIDSQAEQEHIEHLLQELRSGAVGGGVLGGGGAAGGGIADGDFWIGLTRVDGVDQTHAELSNTLTSCPQLYHWTDGSVASFRNWYFDEPSCGGEACVVMYHQPTALAGLGGAYLYQWNDDRCNMKHNFICRYEPESHLVKEHGDTPAGRGTEATAGGGVVKQPAGSEEVPPQVTMAGSSGMLLVYVIIPTIPLLLLILVASGTCCFQTLSRSTPRSKTAAAGPSNLWISRTPKTDTMEV; encoded by the exons ATGTCGTgtctggtgctgctgctggcggCGTGGAGCGCGGCCACGGCGAGCGCAGCGCGGGTGCTGAGCG aaagaggagaggagagcagctTCCTGAGAGGATTTCAGGAGAGACAAAGATCCGTCGGTAGGACGAGCGAAGACGAAGCTGCCAA TGGTGGTACAATCCTTTCCGTCTCAGGTCAGACGGTGTGGTTTGGGGGGGTCCAGAGCGTCCCTTGCTATAAGATCGCATATTTCCAGGACGTGTCGAGCCGCGTGGCGTTCAGGGAGGCGCGGCAGGCCTGCGAGGTGGACGGAGGCTCTCTGCTCAGCATCGACAGCCAGGCGGAGCAGGAGCACATCGAGCACCTGCTGCAG GAGCTGAGGTCAGGAGCGGTGGGAGGAGgggtgctg ggaggaggaggtgctgcaggaggaggtaTAGCGGATGGGGATTTCTGGATTGGTCTGACTCGGGTGGACGGAGTGGATCAGACTCATGCTGAACTGAGCAACACGCTGACCTCGTGTCCACAGCTGTACCACTGGACGGACGGCAGCGTGGCGTCCTTCAG gaacTGGTACTTTGACGAGCCGTCCTGCGGCGGCGAGGCCTGCGTCGTCATGTACCACCAGCCGACGGCGCTCGCCGGTCTGGGCGGGGCTTACCTGTACCAGTGGAACGACGACCGCTGCAACATGAAACACAACTTCATCTGCAGGTACGAGCCAGAGAGCCACCTGGTGAAGGAGCACGGAGACACACCTGCAGGGCGGGGCACAG aggcGACAGCAGGTGGAGGTGTGGTCAAACAGCCTGCAGGCAGTGAGGAGGTCCCCCCTCAGGTCACCATGGCTGGATCTTCAG gtatGTTGCTGGTGTATGTTATCATTCCTACCATCCCTCTGCTGTTGTTGATCCTGGTGGCGTCGGGGACGTGTTGCTTCCAGACGCTCAGTCGGAG TACTCCGCGCTCAAAGACCGCCGCCGCGGGGCCGTCCAACCTCTGGATCTCCAGGACGCCAAAGACGGACACCATGGAGGTCTGA